The nucleotide sequence TACTAGTTAGCCTATTGCAGGTCTGGACAAACGACCCATCTACTACTATTTTATTTGTAaatctcactcagatatcatattcaaaactgcacatttttctctctgccccatggcaaaattagtagaattgcagcaaactttCTCTAAAACAAACATTTTCTCTACGCCCCATAGCATAATGTGTAGAATTAAATGAACTCCAAAATGTACATGTTTTCTCTCCGCTGTCAAGAGGGGGActgctaaaatgttttgctcgcaACAACATTTAGTTTAGGCCTCTCAAAAGGCTGATTGCATGACACACTGTATAAGTCCACAGTAATGTGCATGGGAATGCACAGGAGAGGGAAGTCTGTGTGGAGGTTTCGGTGGAATTGTGAATGGTTTCAAAGGCCTCATCTGGTGGTCACAACCATGAAGTAAAAGCCTTGAAGCTTTGTCATCCTCTTGGTGAAACTGTATATACTCACGTCACTTGTACGTTTGCAAAGGCTATTTCAGGCGTCAGGATGACTTCCATAGGTTGGTGTAGATATGATCATAAAGTCGGATAGGACTCGAGTTTGTCCTACTTTTGTCAGTATGTTTATTGAGTGACAACTAGGTGCTTTTGTCCTAATGGAAGATATTGTATACCATTTTTGTGCCGTGTGCAATCTGCTGAAGCAGTACTGCAATCCAGAACATAAACATGATGTTCACAGTGGTCTAATTTGTTTTCCCTGGGGCACTCAACACTGAATCTGTATTTATTAAAAACCCAGGGTCCTCTGCACTATTATATTATCATGCACACCTTAATGTCCTCCTCAACGAATAAGCAGATGGCGTTGCCGTGGCGACTTGGTGCCTGTCATTCTAATGTTGTGTCCTTGGTGGAAGAGGGTTTGTGTAACTTTGTTATTTTCCCAGAACACAGACAGACCACGGCCTGGCCAAAACAACCCACTCTGGGGATAGATACTGTCTGAAacagattatatattttaaaaaaatagATGTGCACTGTCCGCTTGGCTTTTTTGGTTGGGTTGCCATGGAAACTACAGTAAGGATCCATCCCTAAATTATCGTGAAAGAGTGGCCGTGTGTCTTCTGAGACGTTTTTGATGTCCAGTTAACAattcatacagagagagagagagagagagagagagagagagagagagagagagagagagagagagagagagagagagagagagagagagagagagagagagagagagagagagagagagagagagagagagagagagagagagggggatagagggagagagagagagagagagagagagagagagagagagagagagagagagagagagaggagggagagagagagagaggagagagagagaggaggagagagagagagagagagagaggagagagagagagagagagagagaggagagagaggagagaggggagaggagagagagagagagagagagagagagagagagagagagagagagagagaggggggagagagagagagagagagagagagagagagagagagagagagagagagagagagagagagagagagagagagagagagagagagagagagagagagagagagagagagagagagagagattggtccAAATAAAAGGGACATGAAAGCATTGTAGTGCATTTATCTAGCTTCTTTGCATCTTCCAATATTTGGTCATATTAGATATGAGTTTTTATTGTGTAAACCAGAGAAGTGGGCCTATAAAAACATTCCAAAGAGCACCAACATGTCTACATAAATTTCAATCAGATATTTATTGATGTTACATTATAGGGTTCAGATGGAAAAAAAGACAGTGGCTTTTATGATGCTGTTTTGCAAACCACATTTGGCATTGAAAGGCTTTTAGGCTGCAATGTCCTGAATACCCTTGCTGCCTATTCTTTGGTTATGCCAGTGTATTTCCAAATGGTAAAAAACAGTAAATCTCTGTCGTCATCTGATATACAATTTAAACAAACTTCTACTGCACGCCATGACTTTGGATAGACTTTGGATACACCAGTATATAGACAAACCAAGCTGGATTAGATATCTCAACTATAACACCAGGCACAGGGACTACAGTACTAACGTTCACACAATGACACATTTGTCGGTTCAGCTGGTCTTCCTTGCATTCTTCTTCTTTGGTGTCTGCTTTTTGGCAGAGGGCTCTGGCTGTTTTGGGGGCTCTGGCTGGACTGGTCCTTCTACTTGAGCTGGAACCTGTGCTGGTTCTTCTACCGGTGAGTGAGCCTGTACTGGTGCTTCTACCTGTGAGGGAGCCTGTACTGGTTCTTCTACCTGTGAGGGAGCCTGTGCTGATGCTTCTGTCTGTGAGGGAGCCTGTGCTGGTTTTTCTACCTTTGAGAGAGCCTGTGCTAGTGCTTCTACCTGTGGGGGAGCCTGTGCTGGTGCTTCTACCTGTGAGAGAGCCTGTACTAGTGCATCTACCTGTGAGGGAGCCTGTGCTGGTGCCTCTACTTGAGCTGGAGACTGTGCTGGTGCTTCTACCTGTGAGGGAGCCTGTGCTGGTGCTTCTACCTGTGAGGAAGCCTGTCCTGGTTCTTCTACCTGTGAGAGAGCCTGTGCTGGTGCTTCTATCTGTGATGGAGCCTGTGCTGGTGCCTTTGCATGTGCTGGTTCCTCTGCCTTTGCTGGTGCCTCTACCTGTACTTGTGTTGTGGCCTGTGTTGGTTCGGAGATGTTCTGGGTCTCAGCCGGTTCTGTAGACTCTGGCTCTTCCTCACTGTCAGAGTCATCGTCATCATTGTCTCCTGTTGACGGGGCCAGTAGAGAGGCGGCGAACTCCGCCAGCCTGTTCTGCTCAGCTCTCAGACGGGCCATCTCCTCTGTCATCTCTGGCTCCTCAACAATATCCATGAGGCTGTGGACTGGTTCAGCGGCCTGCTCCTGTGTCTCGTCCTTGGGTGTCCCCTCGGGGGCATTAGGGGTTTGACGGATGCCTTTGATCTTGGAATACAGAATCTTCCTCTCATCCTGGAGTGCTCGGCAGAGCCTCTCCAGCTTGTCAATCTTCACAACGAACATCTCATACTCATTCTCCTTCAGAGTCCTCTGTGGgaaaagagagtgaaacagagagtcaGGGACACTGTTGTTCATGCAGTTAAActgtaggccgccattgtaaataagaatttgtttttaacttacttgcctagttaaataaaggttaaatacatttttacaaattcaaTTAAATAAACTTGTTGTAGCTCATTTGAATAAAGGCTCTCTTTTTTATGTGTTTCAGATAAGTAGTTACCTCTTCAATCATCTCAGAGAGAGCCTTGTTAGTGCTCTCAAATCTGGTCTTCCAAACAGTTGACTCTTTGTCTAGTTTCTTCATCTTCTTTGTCATCTATGAAGCAAAATGTTTGTTGGGTTAAAACATATCTGAAAATAAATGTAACCTTCATCGTTTTGAACATGTTTGATAAAAGCTTCTATCCCTCCAGAAAATAGTTGTTTTCTCATTTCAGGATGATGCTGACCTTATATCACCTCCGAGCACTTGGCCCTAAAAATACACTGTATATTGTAAGgaacaattattttattttaaggaTGCCAAATACCTTCTCCATTTCATTTTTGAAGCTGGCATACACATCGTTGCTCTTAGACAACGTAGTCTGGAACTCTTCAAACTTCTGGGAGTACAGAACAAGctgcagagaaacagagaaattgATTTCAGGAGATTGCATGTTGACTTCACATGAAGCAATAATATGCATCTATTCACCCCGGGAACAATCAGATCTATGATTTTAACATTATTTCACACCAGAAACAAATGTTCTAAAcgttagagggagatgagagagagaaagagccaggGGGGAGGGGTCAGCAAACATTTGGTAATTCATGAGGGGGCTGACAATTTTTTTCCTCTGTGTATATTTTCCACGGGAACAAATAAGCACTTCCAATAAGGTCACTTATTGTTGGTATGCCTTGCCAGGCAGTCTGTCCAGCTAGAGTTAACAGGCTAATCTCTGGAGGCCCTCAGGGGAAAGCAGTATTGCAGACACAGTCAGTCTCCAATATTCAAACATGTCTCTGCAAGCCACCCTGTTCAACTGATATCAACTGTCTATATTTTGAAGCTACTGGTTTGGCACAAAAGCAAAACAAATGACATGACACACTTTATAAAAGAGGAAAGGCTTTTTGATtgaatatgttttgtatttcagaTCAGTTTCTGTCTGACTCGGCCATTTCTTTGTGTGATCTAAATCTGTCTGTTACTGGACAGACAAATTCAGTTTGACATTCCCCGTAAATTAGATTGGATATGTGACATGGCTTGGTACCCATATGTAATGAATCGTATGGGTACTGAAATGCAATATGAACTTTATTGATGTTTTAATATGACTTTGTCATTTGATTTAGTTGGGAGCCAGGCTAAGGTTTCTATTGTGAAAACCCAAGGCTTTACATAATGGCAAGGTTTCTCTGCAATTAATTAGAACCATATGAACTGTCAGCGATAAATGCTTTTCCGTTGGATTCATAAATGATTTTTGTATGATTTATCAtttattaacatggtg is from Oncorhynchus gorbuscha isolate QuinsamMale2020 ecotype Even-year linkage group LG14, OgorEven_v1.0, whole genome shotgun sequence and encodes:
- the LOC123995099 gene encoding beta-taxilin-like isoform X2; amino-acid sequence: METDVQSAAEVIPAQTRVTPPQSPVTTETQVPPPQAQEAQHMDPMEEFGRQLEEIISTYGSAASLMEKQCIVLETEEVDEEASREQGDEVTATKDASTDKDTKKLQKALGKEGTLLMQSLNKLHTPQEKLDALLKKYAELLEERRGEQKQLRFLQKKQGHVGKERDQLQYEHSRAILARSKLEGLCRELQRHNKTLKEETLARCREDEEKRREITTHFQSTLTDIQAQIEQHSNRNNKLCLENANLADKLKHIISQYEQREESLEKIFKHHDLQQKLSDTKLEQAHAQLQEADEKHKREKEYLLVHAAEWKLQAKLLREQETVMQAQLVLYSQKFEEFQTTLSKSNDVYASFKNEMEKMTKKMKKLDKESTVWKTRFESTNKALSEMIEERTLKENEYEMFVVKIDKLERLCRALQDERKILYSKIKGIRQTPNAPEGTPKDETQEQAAEPVHSLMDIVEEPEMTEEMARLRAEQNRLAEFAASLLAPSTGDNDDDDSDSEEEPESTEPAETQNISEPTQATTQVQVEAPAKAEEPAHAKAPAQAPSQIEAPAQALSQVEEPGQASSQVEAPAQAPSQVEAPAQSPAQVEAPAQAPSQVDALVQALSQVEAPAQAPPQVEALAQALSKVEKPAQAPSQTEASAQAPSQVEEPVQAPSQVEAPVQAHSPVEEPAQVPAQVEGPVQPEPPKQPEPSAKKQTPKKKNARKTS
- the LOC123995099 gene encoding alpha-taxilin-like isoform X1 codes for the protein METDVQSAAEVIPAQTRVTPPQSPVTTETQVPPPQAQEAQHMDPMEEFGRQLEEIISTYGSAASLMEKQCIVLETEEVDEEASREQGDEVTATKDASTDKDTKKLQKALGKEGTLLMQSLNKLHTPQEKLDALLKKYAELLEERRGEQKQLRFLQKKQGHVGKERDQLQYEHSRAILARSKLEGLCRELQRHNKTLKEETLARCREDEEKRREITTHFQSTLTDIQAQIEQHSNRNNKLCLENANLADKLKHIISQYEQREESLEKIFKHHDLQQKLSDTKLEQAHAQLQEADEKHKREKEYLLREAIDKTKKCYTLKEQELQLKKKLVLYSQKFEEFQTTLSKSNDVYASFKNEMEKMTKKMKKLDKESTVWKTRFESTNKALSEMIEERTLKENEYEMFVVKIDKLERLCRALQDERKILYSKIKGIRQTPNAPEGTPKDETQEQAAEPVHSLMDIVEEPEMTEEMARLRAEQNRLAEFAASLLAPSTGDNDDDDSDSEEEPESTEPAETQNISEPTQATTQVQVEAPAKAEEPAHAKAPAQAPSQIEAPAQALSQVEEPGQASSQVEAPAQAPSQVEAPAQSPAQVEAPAQAPSQVDALVQALSQVEAPAQAPPQVEALAQALSKVEKPAQAPSQTEASAQAPSQVEEPVQAPSQVEAPVQAHSPVEEPAQVPAQVEGPVQPEPPKQPEPSAKKQTPKKKNARKTS